The window TCTTCAACGCGGCGCTGAATTACGATCACCTGAGCGTAGGCCGCGCCGAGCCGACGGCAAGGCCGGAGCGCGCCGGCACCGGCGACGAACAATAGGTGAATGAGGATCGTTGACTCGGGCGGCGGCGCGGCATCAATCAGAGCCGCGCCGCCGCTTTTCTATTTCCGCGCGGTGCAACCGGCGCAGCCGAGCATAATCGACGCGACTTCGAATAGTAAAACAAATGATAATTTAACAGAAAGGACTTTACATTTACTGAATTATTCTGCAAGATCGCTTCGGCACGTCTCAGTGCTTCACACCTTGTATCGTTGGAGGATTAGACATGGCAACCATTCAACAGAACACGGCTCATGAAAAGGTAACGGCCAAGGCCCTCGCCGGCGCTCAAGGGACGCTATCGCTGAAAAACCTGACGGGCAAGTGGAACTGCTGCGACAAGAACACCCGCAACATCGTACAGGTCGTGCTCGGCACGAAGGGAAGCGCGTTGACGGTCCAGGTGTTCGGCGCCTGCTCGCCTTCGCCCTGCGATTGGGGTGTCGTCGAGGGCATCGCTTACGGCGATAGTGTCGTCGCAACGGACGCCATCGCCTTCACCGCGCGCTATGACTTCAACTTTAAGGAGACCATCGTTACCGGACTCCTTGACAATGGCACCCTGATTGTCGAGACCTACAACAGATTCAAAGACGCGAGCGGTCGGTCGAACTACTACAGCCGGTCGCATCTCTGCCGCGGGTAGGCCGCGCCGAGCCGATGGCAAGGCCGGAGCGCGCCGGCACCGGCGACGATCAGTAGCCGCATCACACATACGAAAGAAACCGCGGCGAGCAGACGGTGAATCCTCTGCTCGCCGCGGTTTCTTTTCGCCAGCCGGAGCGCTACACATATCAAGGCCCCGCCATTGCTTCTTCACCGTCAGCTTTACTTTACCTGGGGTGCGAATATGCCATATCATACTGCCCGCTGCGAAACGGATTACTCCTCAGAGCCGGGGATGAAACATGAACAGTCTCACGTCGCTGCTGCCGGACGGCAGGCGCAAAGCCGGTCGCCTGGTTAAAGGCATTAAGAGCATCACCGAATTCTTCAGCGATGCCGTCGAGGGCTTCAAAGGCACGGGCTTCCCCACCGCCATTGCCAAGGCCGCGCCGTGGGCCGGCGTTGTCGGTGAAGCCGCCGCCGAAGCCCTGCCACCGTTGAAGTTCTTTACCAAGCTTGCCGAGGAGCTAACGAAAGAGACGGACCCGGAAAAGCTCGGACTGACCGCCTGCACAATCGCTTACCAGCGCGCCGTCGAGAAAGCGTTCAAAGCCGAGAGCGCGCCGACCGGCGAAAAACATGCAATCGCGGAAGCGAAAGCGCAGCTTGAGTTGCTGCCGGCCTGCGAAGAAGTGGACATCGGCACGTTCTCGCGGAAGAATCCGCTAGAGCATGAGTTCGTCGAGCTGGCGAACCTGCATTTGCAGACCGCCGCCATCAAAGTCGGCTACGTCGAAATCCAGGTGGACCGAATCACGGCGCGGGTGCAGCAGGAGTTTCAGCATTGCCTGGCCCTGTTGCTTTCGGACGCGAAGACTGCCGAAAAGTTCGCGCCGTTTCGAGTCTACCTCGATCTGGGCAGCGAAGAGCGGCAGGCGCGCAAAGCGCTGGCGGCGCATGCCAACTATCAGCGCTGGCTCTACGAAGAAGCGCCGGTGCTGGGCCGCTCGCCGTTCGCCTTGAAGCACGTCTACATCGAGACCGAATGCGGTAAGCTGACCTGGGGCGAGATCAAGCCCGACCCGCGTTCGGCGGCGGCGCGGCTCAACCCGTTTGGCGAAGAGCACGGCGGGCGGCAGCCGTTGATTCAAACCGTGCTCGATTTGATTGCCTCGCCCGATCTGAAAGAGTCGATCATCGTGCAGGGCATGGCCGGCGCGGGTAAGTCGTCGTTCACGCTGAAGCTGTGCGACGAGCTGCTCAAGCGCAACCTGCACCCAGTTCGGGTCCGCATCAAAGACCTGAGCTTCGACACGCACATCAAGGACGCGCTGCCAAAGGCCGTGCTGTTTGGCGATGAGAATTACTCGGAAGCTGTGCCGCCGGCCAGCAATTTGTTTCTCGACTACAGCATTCTCGGCGAGCGCGGCGTCGGCGCGTATCAGCACCTGTGCAAATATATTTTTATCTTCGACGGCTGGGACGAGATCAGCCTGAGCGACCGTGGCTTCCAGCAGAAAGTCGCGCAGATGCTCGACCAGATCAACGGCCACTTCCTGTCACAGAATACGCAAAGGCAAAAGCCGCTCGTCCGCGTCATCCTGACCGGTAGGCCGACGAGCGACATCGGCGAAACGAATTGTCTGCGCGAGAAGACGCCGATTCTTTCGATTCGCCGGTTAAGCCCTGCACAACTGCGGCAGTTCGTCGGCAACTTGGCGGAGGCTGTGAAGGCGAAAAAGCCGCTGATTCCGCTTCCGAAAGAGAGCGGTAGCCTCGTGGAAGAAGACCGTTGGGCAGTTCCGCCGCTGACGCATTTCGAGCCTTTGTTTAAGAGATACGATGAGTCTTTCAAGCAAACCGGCAGTGATGCGTCGGGCGAGCTTGACGCGCTCGGCTTGCCGCTGCTGGCGCATTTGGCCGTGCGGCTGATCTCGGAATGGCCCGACGACCCGGCGCAACTGGTCGAAGATACGACGACGCTCTATCGCCACTTGATTGATCTGACCTGCAAGAAAGCCGGCAAGGCCGAGGACGCCGAAGACGACAGCCGCGACCAGCACAAAGTTTATGAAGGCGAGTTGCGCGATCTGCTGCACCAGACGGCGGCGGCGATCACCTTGTTTGGGCAAGAGAACATTCCGCTGAAAGAACTGGCCTTACGGCTGGGCATGGAGCCGACTCACCTTGATGATCGCGTCGAGCGCGACACGAAAGAACGGAAGCTGTCGTCTTTGCTAATCAGTTTTTACTTCAAAGGCGGCCACCAGAATCTCGGCTGCGAGTTCGGCCACAAATCGTTCCGCGAATACCTGTTCGCCGAAGGCATTGTCGAAGCGTTGAAAGATTTCGGGCGCAAGCAGCGCCGCACGCCGCCGGAGCGTGCGAATTACTGGCAGGATTTTGACCCCAACGATGCGGGCGACTTTCGTTATGATTTTTCGCGCAACCTCTCGGAGCTACTCGTATCGCAATGGCTGACGTCGGAAGTGAAACGACACTTGGAGAGATTAATCCAATGGGAGATCGCGCGAGCCGTCGCATTGAAACGAGGAGAAGCCGTTTCGCCGAATCGGGCAAAGCGGATTGGTATGCCGACGGCGGCGCTGGATTGGGAGGGTTGGAAACAGGTACGCACGGGCGTGGCAGACCTGTGGGAATGGTGGGGCGAAGGCGTGCATCTGCGCCCGCAGGTCGTAAAAGAGCGACGCGGGCGAGAGGCCAAACTCATCCCGGCTTATGTGAATGAGCTGGTCGAGTATGTGGCTCCACTTGACCCCGACGCCAGAGGGCCAGCTTATGTCCGCACGACGACGGTTGACGCGCGGCTGGGCGAAGGGCTTTGCCTGCTCGCCGCGCTGGTTCATGCGTATATGGCTGATAGTGAACAAGAGCCAAACCTGTCGGAAGTGATTCAACCAAGAAAGTATCAAGCGATTGACCAACGTGACGCTCACGAACGCCTCTTGTTTAAGCCAAGTGGCGATAGCGCTCAATACTTCAAGAACTATATTGCCCGCATCAACGCCGCCGGTTGGCGGCCAGATGGTGAGTTTCCTGGTTGGATATTTCTTGGCCGTGTGAATTTAAGAGGAACAGATCTCAGCGGCACATACCTCGAGGGCGCCCGCCTCAGCGGCGCCAACCTTAGTGGCGCTGACTTCTACTGCGCAAACCTTACCGGGACAGATCTCAGAGGTGCAAACCTCTACGAAGCATACCTTAGCCACACCGACTTAAGTTTTGCCAACCTCATCGGTGCTGACCTCCGTGATGCACACCTTTTTAACGCAGACCTTTCTGAAGCATCTCTCGATGGCGCAGAACTCAGTACTGCAACCCTCGATGGCGCAAACCTTACTGGCGCGACTTTCACTGTCGATCAAATTGAAGCAGCGCGGTTTGAGGGGATTATAGTCGAGGGCGAATTACGTGACCGCGAAACGCTATTGTGGCGGTTGCGACAACAAGACGCAGAGGAGAAAAAGGATGTTTGACGCCCAATAGTCTATCCGCCGCCACATCAGGCGATCAATTGTGGCCGCCCGCCGATTTGTTAACGGCGTCAGACAAGCTGTTGGCGCGTCAGGGGCGTGAAAGCGCGCTCTTGATGAACGACGACACGTCCTGCTTGAGCTTGGCCAGCATGCCCGCATCGATGT is drawn from Blastocatellia bacterium and contains these coding sequences:
- a CDS encoding pentapeptide repeat-containing protein — its product is MNSLTSLLPDGRRKAGRLVKGIKSITEFFSDAVEGFKGTGFPTAIAKAAPWAGVVGEAAAEALPPLKFFTKLAEELTKETDPEKLGLTACTIAYQRAVEKAFKAESAPTGEKHAIAEAKAQLELLPACEEVDIGTFSRKNPLEHEFVELANLHLQTAAIKVGYVEIQVDRITARVQQEFQHCLALLLSDAKTAEKFAPFRVYLDLGSEERQARKALAAHANYQRWLYEEAPVLGRSPFALKHVYIETECGKLTWGEIKPDPRSAAARLNPFGEEHGGRQPLIQTVLDLIASPDLKESIIVQGMAGAGKSSFTLKLCDELLKRNLHPVRVRIKDLSFDTHIKDALPKAVLFGDENYSEAVPPASNLFLDYSILGERGVGAYQHLCKYIFIFDGWDEISLSDRGFQQKVAQMLDQINGHFLSQNTQRQKPLVRVILTGRPTSDIGETNCLREKTPILSIRRLSPAQLRQFVGNLAEAVKAKKPLIPLPKESGSLVEEDRWAVPPLTHFEPLFKRYDESFKQTGSDASGELDALGLPLLAHLAVRLISEWPDDPAQLVEDTTTLYRHLIDLTCKKAGKAEDAEDDSRDQHKVYEGELRDLLHQTAAAITLFGQENIPLKELALRLGMEPTHLDDRVERDTKERKLSSLLISFYFKGGHQNLGCEFGHKSFREYLFAEGIVEALKDFGRKQRRTPPERANYWQDFDPNDAGDFRYDFSRNLSELLVSQWLTSEVKRHLERLIQWEIARAVALKRGEAVSPNRAKRIGMPTAALDWEGWKQVRTGVADLWEWWGEGVHLRPQVVKERRGREAKLIPAYVNELVEYVAPLDPDARGPAYVRTTTVDARLGEGLCLLAALVHAYMADSEQEPNLSEVIQPRKYQAIDQRDAHERLLFKPSGDSAQYFKNYIARINAAGWRPDGEFPGWIFLGRVNLRGTDLSGTYLEGARLSGANLSGADFYCANLTGTDLRGANLYEAYLSHTDLSFANLIGADLRDAHLFNADLSEASLDGAELSTATLDGANLTGATFTVDQIEAARFEGIIVEGELRDRETLLWRLRQQDAEEKKDV